The window aatcatattcgaagaatgtacagtgtaacttattaatgtgaaatctaaatattcctcgggtattacctacccgttaaaatattttcaccattaataatttgtataaaagaattattaattacattctttatgaaaacatatatacatatgtattttcttcagatgtaatcagggatttaatgagttaatatgatattaaactcatttgatttacggctagaactacagtacataatctctaaaacattagagattacataatcaccataaaggacgaagatagtttatgtagaacgattcatagaacgatgatCATGCCTGAGGTATAGAGTGCGAGGTTGAGATGTtcaatgatgttgttgttgttggtactgattgtgctgctggtactgctgatggtggtactgttgctgtcggtgctacaagtgttgttgttgctgaggttggtgatgatgttggtgtagtaagtatagcttatagatcacgcaccattcttgtcaggttttctatcctatcCTCTATCatatctatccatccactcatctgattcgatagatcctgattatcaattcgaagttccctaacttcttctaatattccctttCGATTAGTATtaggaagtagaggttgaatattttctgagattgcagtaacgcgaccttcgaggtggaaaactttagcaagaagggtgaatacagtgttgcgcataggttcatcggtgagtacatcattttctccgatgttaggaggcaagtttggttcgcggtagggttcgccttcttcatttctccatcgagtgagtaagtctcagacccacccccatttcctccagaaagaaaaaataactaaatggttgaggtacttctggttcattgacttcggagtctgcttcaatatacatctcgaaatcgcttccggaactaatggaatccaagctaggtgtaggattcatctctcacgatcagttaaagggtttttatatgaaatgattttttttttttttgaatatcgaatgatattttattatatatatagaatatctatacatacttccaaagatcccgtgaattacggagaaaattaaggaaacgtgtcagataaagtctacagtgacagattcgctaagatatggattttgtctatacactattcatgcaatcattgcagtaagatgtgtctagactaagaataataagcaggtaattttctaaggatgataagcagatgatttccgactaaaatgataagcaaaacttttgacatgcagacacggtcaaagtccagactcactaatgcatcctaacgacttatcagttatacacactaatgcagacctggttcgctaagaccaccgctctgataccaactgaaaggacccgtcctaatccatccggacaaagtccatatcaattataaacgattcacaacagttgattacatcgcgaggtacttgacctctatatgatacattttacaaacattgcattcgttttttaaaagacaatctttcattacatcaaaagttgacaacatgcataccatttcgtactatatctcactataattgacttaataataatcttgatgaactcaatgacttgaatgcaacgtcttttgaaatatgtcatgaatgactccaagtaatatctctaagatgagcaaatgcacagcggaagatttctttcatacctgagaataaacatgctttaaagtgtcaaccaaaaggttagtgagttcattagtttaacataaataatcatttcataattttaatagaccacaagatttcatatatccatttctcataaacatacatcccatgtatagagacaaaaatatcattcatatggattgaacacctggtaactgacattcacaatatgcatataagaatatccccatcattccgggatcctccttcggacatgatataaatttcgaagtactaaagcatccagtactttggatggggcttgttgggcccgatagatctatctttagagttcgcgtcaattagggtgtctgttccctaattcttagattaccagacttaacaaaaaggggcatattcggtttaataatccagccatagaatgtaattttaagtacttgtgtctatttcgtcaaacatttataaaagcagcgcatgtattctcagtcccaaaaatatatattgcaaaaacatttaaaaaagagcaaatgaaactcacgcatataaatattgtaaaacagttaaataagcatttgcatgtattcgcagttcaaaatatatttcaaaaaaaatttaataaagcagttgtaagaacagcgcatgtattctcagtcccaaaaatgtaaagagtaaaagggaatcaaatgaactcacgcatgtaaatattgtaaaacagttaataaagcatttgcatgtattctcagcccaaaaacgtaatgagtaaaaaagggagcaaatgaaactcacgcatgtaaatattgtaaaatagttaataaagcatttgcatgtattctcagcccaaaaacgtaaagagtaaaaggggcaaatgaaactcaccatactgtatttcgtagtaaaaatacatataacatcattgaacaagtgtaaggttggcctcggattcacgaacctatattattcatttttatattaaagcatataatcgtaatcgaaaaaatttatatatattattattaatgatataatttttatattaataaattatatgttattttatctatttaaataaataataattttagtatagttaagagttatattatatatctttttatataagtaatcttttgtttacataatatagttataataatactagaataagtataatgatagaataataattttcttaataataataatggttgtattaataatagtttttataagaaaaatatacatatttaaagaaatgatactttttagtaatgataatattaactgtTATTAATAACAGTACtcgttaatgataatcattttaataaagtgataatattaataataatacttttgtcaatattaataatactaataattataaaatgatactaatacaaataatatactcatgttaataataaaagttctaatatttataaaacgataataataataatcataatcataatagtgataataatacttaaaatgataaatttgataatattattaataatacatataataataacaataatcgtttatgataacaataataataataataataataataataataataataataataataataataataataataataataataataataataataataataataataataataataataataattgaaataaaagtaaacaaaatataccctttaaagctttttgtaaaaagaacTGCCccggacaggactcgaacccgcgacctcacgctaaACAAGAACTCTCCTAACCATTACTCCATCGTTTTATTTTTGATTTAATTAGTACCTAAATTCTTTTAACATCATTCTCCGTGTTCTTCTTCTTCGACAACAAAACCCacttacatcttcatcatcattctaattaaatcatcatcatcaacaacatcattttcatcatcacgtATCACCTAATTATTATCGTATGTAACCATCACTAATCTAATATCATCTTCATATAAAATCACATCATCATCTATCATTAACACCGCGTATTATCATCATTCGTTCATCACCATTAACTCACTGTAACATCACTAATATCAACGCTTTTCATTGTAACAGGAACAATAAGTTCCGTTGGTGGTTCTTGAAAGGTGTTGATcatctaataacaacaacaaagggTTTGGTTTGAGTTTCACACTGAAACAGAAAATAACAAAGTTGCTAAGGCCCAATAGTGGTTTAATCAAATTCATTACCAAAGTCCATTCATAAGGTTTAAGGGACTATAGCAGCCCATCCAAATACTCGGCCCCAATCGAATTTTATATCCAGGTTTTGCAAATGAGTAATGCCGACAGGAGATAATGGGTGGGACTCGTCTGGCAACAAAACAACATACATCATCAtctttaattattataatatcatcaaTCAATTACTTCAATGGATCATCATTTTTCTCGTTAATAATAAACAGAAAGGAACGTATTTCAGCAGGTTAGCAGCTACCTTGTTCACAGCAGCAGTTTGTAAATGAGCAACAATCCATGTTGGTTCACGAAGGTAAACTGCAACGGTGCAGTTTAAATGAAAGGGTGTAGTGGTTTTCAAGAGAAAGAGAAAAgaggatgagagagaaaatgatggtGGTGGTAACGGTTGAAGAGGGTGGCTTGTGGTTGTGTGTTGTTCGAATTaaacagcaaaagaaataaagaattGGAAATGGGTTTGTAGTATTGGGTGAAGGTGTTGATGGTGTCGGTATAAGACATAAACAATAAGTATGCAGCAGTAAAACAGTTATTACGCAACAATGGTGTGTGGGTTCTGGCCATAATAAACTGAACAGAAAATAGTTTATAGTAGTCACACATCATGATAATTGATGGTGAGGGTTCGTGTTGGTTTCGAGTGATTCATGGTGATCATGGGCTGTGATTTTGGCTCTCGTGGTGGTTAAAATCGAAGCAAGCAAGTGCACCAATTCAACAACAAAGTAGTTGTAAATTGTAGCAATAAGGTGACTGTTTGGATAATGAAATAAGCTGCAATGCATAATAGAAGACTTCGAAGGGTTGTGGTGGTATTGTGGCCTTCGGATAGAAATAAGAGAAAAATAGAAATAGATAACAGTGAGTGGTGGTTCACGAAATGGGTGAAAGTTTGAAGGTAAGTGATTGAATGAACTTTGTTAATCAATTGTGGGTAATCGATCGTGTATATGGAGAAGTGAGGTGGGTCGTTTGAACTAGACAGAAATAATATACAAAGAAAAAATGAAAGTGATGCCTAATTGAAATTGATTGCATCTGATTCATAcatctaaccaattttgttttgtAGCTAATATAGAATTCCATATGTAATCAAGATTAGAGACAGAAGTACTAAATTTAACACATTAGGATAGCTGTTGGTAACCAAATTCGTACGATTCCTCACCTTTATGCTTTAtttaattaatatcaataattatataaataataataataattatattaataataacaatattgtatAATGTTAAAGAAATGATAATTGTtacatttattaatgataataataatagattgtattattttctaactataataataataaggattttaaatagtaataacattaatatcataaattacaagtattatattttatatctataataaataataataacattcatacttctcatattgatattaatactaatatttatttcaatgagagtaataataatatagtaactatattttaacttgtaattacttttaatgtagtaatattacaatttattaattatgtaatacttatcttATATaatcacatatttatatatatatatatatatatatatatatatatatatatatatatatatatatatatatatatatatatatatatatatatatatatatatatatatatatatatatatcgtaataattatgtttatatataatatgtatattcaaactactataattatgttttacatatcagattcattacttagatagatgtatcaattatatatatcaaaaaaattttaaattcgaaGTATGACTTTATACAATTTACACTTTGTTACTCGtttgacaaattatgttcgaaatcaaataagtaacaagttttagttatttatccttcttaataactaaatcacatattagttctctattatattaattttacaatatctaattatgtatatgtatagttaCTTACATGTATATTTCTATTTGcatttatagattcgtgaatcgtcggaaacagttaaaggtcaattgaatatatgaaacagttcaaaattttcgagactcaactttatagactttgcttatcgtgtcgaaatcatataaagattcaggtttaaatttgatcggaaattctcgggtcgtcacaggttGCGTGCATAGTCTAACTTGTTTTGTCCATTGAGCTTAATGACACTACTTCGGTTAGCAAAAACCTCACGTGAGGTGTCAGTTGGATAGCCTGCGAAAAAAAGGCTCGACTGGATCATTGTTACCTCTTGGCAAATTTCCCATGTAACATTTAGCTCGGGGTATTTTTCGTGAAGCAGAGAAAGCAATGTGTCAACTGCCCCCAAATAGAGTCCGTAAAACAATATTCTTACGGTTTTCTTGTTGGTATTGGGGATTTTTTCACTAGACATCTGAACTCTTATGGATAAATTTTCATCAATAGTTGGTACAACATATTGATACTTGTGGAATATCTTTGTGGCACCTTGTTCAAGCATCATGTTTGTCAAGAAAATAGTTACTAATTCTGGCACAGGAACTAGCCTTAGCTTCCATGCAAGAACGATTCCAAAACTCCCTGCACCGCCACCACGAATTACCCAAAACAAATCTTCGCCCATTGACTTTCTATTAAGAATATTGTCATTGACATCCATGAATCGAACATCCACAACATTATCTGCAGCAAGACCAAATTTCCTCATCA of the Rutidosis leptorrhynchoides isolate AG116_Rl617_1_P2 chromosome 5, CSIRO_AGI_Rlap_v1, whole genome shotgun sequence genome contains:
- the LOC139849894 gene encoding tetrahydroberberine oxidase-like, with product MNTFQLILLVLAVSFCGKLLSHIHDNAAPNFEDFISCLESNSNNVSSISQVIFTPTNSSFLPIWEVAVNNQRFIKSSTPKRSLIVTPINDAQIRVTLLCSKKHGYEMRIRSGGHDFEGVSSTADVPFVMLDLTRMRPVDVNVAKKTAWIYGGAMLGEVYYAISQKTNAFYFPAGICSTVGVGGYLGGGGYGNLMRKFGLAADNVVDVRFMDVNDNILNRKSMGEDLFWVIRGGGAGSFGIVLAWKLRLVPVPELVTIFLTNMMLEQGATKIFHKYQYVVPTIDENLSIRVQMSSEKIPNTNKKTVRILFYGLYLGAVDTLLSLLHEKYPELNVTWEICQEVTMIQSSLFFAGYPTDTSREVFANRSSVIKLNGQNKLDYARNL